From the Pseudorasbora parva isolate DD20220531a chromosome 2, ASM2467924v1, whole genome shotgun sequence genome, the window TCCAAATTAAGTTCGACCTGTGGGGTTCCCCAAGGCTCTATCTTGGGCCCCTTATACAGTATATTCTCCCACTGAGTTCAGTTTTTAATAGACACTTACTGGTCCCTATAGATTCAGGCTTTTACCATAGCCGGCCCTAAATTATGGAACAGCCTACCACTTTCTATTAGAATAATCTCAACTAAAACCCTCTTTTTGACAAGGTTTATAATCTCTGAGTAAAACGGGACTAGTCTAAGCATCAATCATGTGTTAGtgttattttttacttcatACTGTTGTatgtatttcagtttttttattgATATTGTTCATCACAATGGTCAACTACTGCTGCTTTATTgtgctttaaaaatatatttagattGAGTCGTGAATGAAACATAAGTAATCGACAGATTTTTCCTCCATGTTGTGACAGTGAGGTGAAACTTACTTGGGATTATACTGAACTAAACTTTTCACAAAATATTCTTTCATTCTTATAAATAAGTTTTGTGGTAAATTATTGTTGTACTTACCTGATGTGGAGGGAAGCGCATGGAAATTTGAAAGGATATCTGTAAAACAAGAATGTGCTTACTATTTATATCAACCACTTCAGCTAAATTTTCAGAAATCAAAAGCAAAAAATAGATGCAGTAGGCtacatgctaaaaaaaaaaaatctctcacCTGCCCAGACATGTCATCATTCTGTAATCTCTCTTTATCTGAGGGTGGGAAAAATGAGGCCGATCTGGGGGGAGGCATGTCTGATTCATAGACCGTCAGAGTGGGAGAGGAAGGTCTGGAACAAACTTTTTTTGGTGCAGCAGGTGacgcaggggtcagcatgatTTGGGGGGCTGCtttatttttctctctcatAGTCCCTATTCCGGAGGGCTGGAGAACTGGCAATGCGCTAAGTGTCACACGTTGATCATCCAGTCGTCCCCTCTGAAACTTGGTCAGTAAATTGAAAAACTCCTCAGGATCTTCCACTGTATGCAACATACACAGTAGCACAGTGTGAAACTTTTGGATTACAGTGATTCAgtgattaatattcataatcatCCAAGCAGACTTCAGTTACCTGTGGGATTTTCATTTGGTTTTTTAGGAGAGGGAGTCCTCTTTTTAAAGGGTTCAAATGAGCACCGTTGGTCATCCATTCGTCGTTGCTGTGCATGATGCACCATGGAAAAAAACTGGTCCTCATCCATACAATTTTTTACCTTAATTATGAGAAAGAAAACACTATATGAATCAATTTTCAGGGACATAATACTATATATTATACTATCCTAAGAAAAAGTAGTCTATGGTAACTGATAGCTACAGATACTACAGATACTGTCAGCTAGATACTGATACTACAGACTTATTTTGAACCCAGAACATCCGTTCATTTCCTTTTCCtgctctccctccctccctctctgtCACTAGAccgcttctctctctctctctctctctctctctctctctctctctctctctctctctctctctctctctctctctctctctctctcatgcacacacacacacacacacacacacacacctgatgcGTTCCATTCGATCGTAGGTCACATGCTTTCAGGCTTGCTCTCACTCTGCCCAAGTAAATCTCACACCGAAGTGCCAAACCTGTTTTTGATATGCACTGTAAACATCTAAGCTTTAAAAAATCCatatgaaattcaaacaataaatgtaTTTGGCGTTATTGTAGTATAAGAGATCTCTTATGGCAGTTAAAGCCGGAGTCGGCACATGCGCGGTCACATAGTTCAAGGAGCTCTCAATAGTTGTAAACAAACCAGTGCTGTCAATGCATTTTAATGGCTTAAGCGGACAGACAACAGCTTCGCTTTACAGGTATTTGCAGCAATTTTAGAAAAATtagaaaaaatgggcaagcttaAGGACTTGAGTAAGTTTGATAAAGGGCCAAATTATGATgtctagatgactgggtcagagcatctccaaaactgcagctcttttggggtgttcccggtctgcggTGGtcagaacacaaaaaaaagctccaaggaaggaacagtggcaAACCGGTGACATGTTCATGGGTGGCctaggctcactgatgcacgtggggagcgaaggctggcccgtgtgccccgatcaaacagatgagctactttAGCTATTACTGCtctagaagttaatgctggttcagatagaaaggtgtcagaatacacagtgcatcacagtttgttgcgtatgctGACCCCTGTTCACCCCCAAAAGCAGCAACAGTTGGCATCAGAACTgaaccatggagcaatggaagaaggtggccaggtctgatgaatcacgttttttttttttaaatccattttTCTTTAGTTAAAAAGTGACATTGCCAACTACTACTAGACATTTTCACAGACCCGGGTGAACCGGGatcattttaacaatgtctgTCTGCGTAACTTTTCAAGAACCAAAAGAAAGTACATCGCATTTCAGTACATcgctgtcatgtaaacatacacTGACTATTGTGCAAACTAATCTGAGTACTACAGGTCATcacaaatacaatacaatacaataagaATACCAGTGACTACAAAATCTATCAAAATTgaaatatatacagtaaaacCTCTGTAGCATGTTTAGCATATTCAGTGGTATTATATCACCTCAGCTCACCTCAGAGGAAGGATTAAATGAACCTGATCTCCTGGTAGATTCAGATGGAGGGTAAGTTGGGGATACAGGCTGAGAATATGATTTCTTTGGGGGGGCAGGAGACCCCAGCTGGATTTTGGGAGCAGAGCTGCACTGATCATCTTTTCGAGAGCCCTgccaaagaaaaaaataatacaagcGTGCCTTGTTATCATGGAGTGCTTTTAAATTAATGATATTCTATCCAGGTTTCTATTTCTGGACATGTACAATTATGAAAACAGGAGAGCGCTAAATGTTGATTAAGATCTTAAAATAAGCCCTTTTTTGCTGGCCTATATGTAGGCTCTTCCCCCTATTATTCCTGTGCATGGTTTACAAATGTATCTCAAAGGGGGACGTTTCATCACATTGTTCATGATTGTCAATGCACTaagaaaacaaactgaaacattaaaaataaattagaattatatttctttattttcacactcacacacacacacacacacacacacacacacacacacacacacacacacacacacacacacacacacacacacacacacacacacacacacacaatctttgGGACTCTctatagacataatggtttttatactgtacaaactgtgcaTTCTATCCCcccacactgcccctgcccctaaacctacccatcacaggaaacattctgcatttttactttctcaaaaaaacacttttgaaaagtggggaccgctgactggtccccacaatgtaggcgatctcaggttttaccatccttatggggacatttagtccccataatgtaatataaacaagggcgcgcacacacacacacacacacacacacacacacacacacaccatgttttttttaagaagtctcatgttcaccaaggctgcatttatttaataataataaaaaaacaatattgtgaaacattattaccatttaaaaatctgaattttgtgatcaaagctgaattttaagcatcattactccagtcttcagtgtcacatggtccttcagaaatcattctaatatcctGATTTTAtgataaagaaacatttataattgCTTTCAATCTTGTGCTGCTTtaaatttttgtggaaaccataatacatttttttcaggattctttgatgaatagaaagttcattATATTACATACCTGTTTTCTGGAGACCATggtgaagagctgatccgattCCTGAGCTGTCATACCAGGAGGAGCTTGTTTTGATGGCACCAAATTTAGCGTTGCCCGCTGGTCATCTAACCGTCGACTTTGGGTGTTAGtaatgagtttaaaaaaattatctgcATCTTGATCTGTTTAGGAGGTGTATAAAaggttatttgtttgtttttcaaagCATTTGTTATATGATTTTGTTGAATTATTATTACAGATTAACCTGACTGGCTGTTATCCATATGTCTAGGTGATGGCGATAGGGGGTTAATGGAGCAACGCTGTTCATCCATACGTCCACGTTGTGCTTGACTAACTAGACACAACAGCTGGTCCTGCTCATGCTGATGGATTAAGAACAAGAATAACAAACCTTTGTACTTTGTTAGTTGGAAGTTTTGAGAATAAGTATCTGACGCTGTTAATAGGATAGCATTCATACTCACTTGAAAACTTTCCATTCTGTCTTGGTCTGATATGGGGTTGAATGAGGCTGATCTGGTTTTGAGCGTGTTATAAGTGTCTGAATCAGCAGGAGGTTGAGGATTGAAGCTCGCCCTTCTCACAGAGCCCGGGGCCCCAGGGGTCAGGGTGTTTTTTGAAGGCATATGTTTCCGGAAACTCTACATTGCAGGTAAAGAATTTTGAAAATACTTTCAATCCTTTTCTGTatacaataaaaaaaggtaGGATTTATTTGAAAAAGGCTATGAAAGacttattttacagtatgtgcacTCACGTGTACATAGGGAACAGGAATGTAAAATGAAATGCTACTAATTTTTCTAGTgaatttcacaaataattacaaagaatGATGAGTAACAGTGAATTAAATGTCCAATTAGGaaataaaatgactaaaacggctttttattgtaaaatatgctccaataaaagtattattaatcAGTTGAGCTCCAAAGTTCACTGGAAAACTCACATGAGCTCTGCTGACCATGTTGCAAAACTGATCAAAGTTTGTCTTCAATACATTTCCGTCTTTCGGATCTCTGACCGTGAATGCCTCCATCCCTGGCAAAGAACTAAGCGTCACTCGTTGGTCATCTAATCGCTGGCTCTGACTCTTGACCAGGAACTGGAAAAAGTCGTCGGCATCTGCCGCAGAGCCGCCCAAACAGAAATGAACATGTTAGGCTACTTATACGGCAAAACTCTACAGACAAAACCTTTTTCATGCACAGATCAATTGTGAGTATTTTGGGCTATTGCTGCCATAATACTCAGAAATACACGTTAGCTGCATGACCAAACTGTACAGTTAATCCTGTCAATATggaatatggatttttttttttatatattttcaaaacattttcgTTCCCCAGAGGTGCATCTGCTTGCAAAACTATTGTATTCCCTTCCAAAGATATTTGTGTTCTTCATTCACAAACTTAAACATTAACTTTTGTGAGTTTGGGCGAACACTGATTAGAAGCATTCCCCAAAGAAACTTAGCATTCACTTGCAAACATGTGCATTCTTTCGCAAAGATATTTGCATTCTCTGAGAAAAACGCATTGCCTTCATTTGCATAATTTTCCGTTCAGACGCAAACTTTTGTATTCTCTCGCAAAGATATTTGCATTCGCTCGCAAACtgttcccctgagaaactttacATTCGCTCACAAAACCTTTGGCTTCTCTCTGAAAGATGTTTGTGTTCGTTTCGCACCGTTCACTCGCAAACTTTTATATTCTCTCACAATTATATTTTCTTTCATTTCACGTAACTCACTATTTTGTGCACACTCTAGCAAAGATATTTGCATTTGGTCGCAAGCGTCCCCTGAGAAAATTTGCCTGCAAAATATTTGCTCCCAAGAAATTTTACGTTCGCTCGCAAAAACGTCGCGTTTTCGCTGAAAGATACTTATGTTCGTTTAGAAAAACTTCTGCGTTCATTTGCAAACATTTCCGTTCAAACACAAACTTCTGCATTCTCTCGCAAAGATATTTTCTTTCGTTTCGCTACCTTTTCTGTTTACTCGCAAATTTCTCGCAAAGATATTTGCATTCGCTCGCAAAATTTAGCgttccctgagaaactttgcctgcaaaatgtttgttttacaTTGGCTCGCAAACTTTGCAAATTTTCCGTTCAAACACAAACTTTTGCATTCTCTTGCAAAGACATTTGCATTCATTCATAAACTTTTGCATTAACTAGCAAAACCTTTTTTGTCTCTCAAACTTGGGGATTCaggaaaataaaaacttttatgAATGAAATGCAAAGTTTATATGAATATAAAGTTTATCTATTCCCAATTCCATCATTTTTCCTCCACTATGTCCTTTTAAAGGCTCCATAAGAGGCtccataaaaaataattatcaaAACCCCTTTGTAAAAACTATTGAATATAATATGTCAACAAAatgaaacaacattttttttaacctgggTTTATCCAATGATCAAATTTCTGATCATGTTTTGATGGAAAT encodes:
- the LOC137054459 gene encoding uncharacterized protein isoform X2 translates to MTAMVDKMEQVSVEQDQLFSLVSNAQRGRIDEQRCTLGPTKPQQLHTNSPDADDFFQFLVKSQSQRLDDQRVTLSSLPGMEAFTVRDPKDGNVLKTNFDQFCNMVSRAHSFRKHMPSKNTLTPGAPGSVRRASFNPQPPADSDTYNTLKTRSASFNPISDQDRMESFQHEQDQLLCLVSQAQRGRMDEQRCSINPLSPSPRHMDNSQSDQDADNFFKLITNTQSRRLDDQRATLNLVPSKQAPPGMTAQESDQLFTMVSRKQGSRKDDQCSSAPKIQLGSPAPPKKSYSQPVSPTYPPSESTRRSGSFNPSSEVKNCMDEDQFFSMVHHAQQRRMDDQRCSFEPFKKRTPSPKKPNENPTVEDPEEFFNLLTKFQRGRLDDQRVTLSALPVLQPSGIGTMREKNKAAPQIMLTPASPAAPKKVCSRPSSPTLTVYESDMPPPRSASFFPPSDKERLQNDDMSGQISFQISMRFPPHQVHGANDQPCPFPEVFLTIGQPGEAIVLPLTHRPSRPLSLNVNPPRNHRSRSASPHRSPARQGHSRPSSPHPGDAASPIGPYEDYFSLIQRVHTAHLQQNNERDRADPSKETKKGKSSGRKEKKEGNKEKRK
- the LOC137054459 gene encoding uncharacterized protein isoform X1, which encodes MLKLINVLSLQQVSVEQDQLFSLVSNAQRGRIDEQRCTLGPTKPQQLHTNSPDADDFFQFLVKSQSQRLDDQRVTLSSLPGMEAFTVRDPKDGNVLKTNFDQFCNMVSRAHSFRKHMPSKNTLTPGAPGSVRRASFNPQPPADSDTYNTLKTRSASFNPISDQDRMESFQHEQDQLLCLVSQAQRGRMDEQRCSINPLSPSPRHMDNSQSDQDADNFFKLITNTQSRRLDDQRATLNLVPSKQAPPGMTAQESDQLFTMVSRKQGSRKDDQCSSAPKIQLGSPAPPKKSYSQPVSPTYPPSESTRRSGSFNPSSEVKNCMDEDQFFSMVHHAQQRRMDDQRCSFEPFKKRTPSPKKPNENPTVEDPEEFFNLLTKFQRGRLDDQRVTLSALPVLQPSGIGTMREKNKAAPQIMLTPASPAAPKKVCSRPSSPTLTVYESDMPPPRSASFFPPSDKERLQNDDMSGQISFQISMRFPPHQVHGANDQPCPFPEVFLTIGQPGEAIVLPLTHRPSRPLSLNVNPPRNHRSRSASPHRSPARQGHSRPSSPHPGDAASPIGPYEDYFSLIQRVHTAHLQQNNERDRADPSKETKKGKSSGRKEKKEGNKEKRK